Proteins from one Natrinema salinisoli genomic window:
- a CDS encoding ATP-dependent DNA helicase, translating to MRFFPYDQPYENQRKAMDRIYNSLHQGRDVLFEGACGTGKTLSSLIPALEIAREQDKTVVITTNVHQQMRQFVAEARAITREESIRAVVFKGKATMCHIDVGYEECQALRDNTRAVVDAERDREQLERRQRELLAESQDGDGSAADARSAVMDELEDIEERLEDLEEQNVCDYYRNNLTGDTDDFFGWLFEDVRTPDDIYEHAEQQQFCGYELLKEGLEGVDLVVCNYHHLLDSTIREQFFRWLGRDPEDVIAVFDEAHNVEDAAREHATRTCSERTFDSALDELADADDPRSEDAANVLSAFHRALVETYEDSFGFGDREGIGENWSDVPIANDDRKDDLTLEFLQRYSGRGIEDDLEAAMKLGQELDEQYEEAYREGETATRTECQTLQAAGFVSAWMTESSAEGLYPVVSVTRDAGTDEIYGRAELYSCLPRQVTGQLFDEVYATVLMSATLQPFDVTENVLGLEDAVTMAYGLQFPEANRRTYAVETPPLFSSDRDDPAVQEDVTETIHDAVRMTPGNTLAFFPNYGEAGRYADRLERRTDRTVYLDEPGVSVEELRTQFVADDDAVLCTSLWGTLAEGVSFDGDDANTVLVVGVPYPHLDDRAEAVQEAYDVAFDGTDTGWRYAVEIPTVRKTRQALGRVIRSPDEVGVRALLDRRYSRDAKSDLGKYSVNGTFPHEEREELIDIGPDKLKFAMLNFYGGHDEYDGEPPAP from the coding sequence ATGCGCTTTTTCCCGTACGACCAGCCGTACGAGAACCAGCGCAAGGCGATGGACCGCATCTACAACTCCCTCCACCAGGGACGGGACGTCCTCTTCGAGGGGGCCTGCGGGACCGGCAAAACCCTCTCGTCGCTGATCCCCGCCCTCGAGATCGCTCGCGAGCAGGACAAGACGGTCGTCATCACGACGAACGTCCACCAGCAGATGCGCCAGTTCGTCGCCGAAGCCCGCGCGATCACCCGCGAGGAGTCCATCCGGGCGGTCGTGTTCAAGGGAAAGGCCACGATGTGCCACATCGACGTCGGCTACGAGGAGTGTCAGGCCCTGCGGGACAACACTCGCGCCGTCGTCGACGCCGAACGCGACCGCGAGCAACTCGAGCGCCGACAGCGCGAACTGCTCGCGGAGAGCCAGGACGGCGACGGCTCGGCCGCCGACGCCCGCTCGGCGGTGATGGACGAACTCGAGGACATCGAGGAGCGCCTCGAGGACCTCGAAGAGCAGAACGTCTGTGACTACTATCGCAATAATCTCACGGGAGACACGGACGACTTCTTCGGCTGGCTCTTCGAGGACGTCCGCACGCCGGACGATATTTACGAACACGCCGAACAACAGCAGTTCTGCGGCTACGAGCTCCTGAAGGAGGGGCTCGAGGGCGTCGATCTGGTCGTCTGCAACTACCACCACCTGCTGGATTCGACCATTCGAGAGCAGTTCTTCCGGTGGCTTGGCCGTGATCCCGAGGACGTAATCGCCGTCTTCGACGAAGCCCACAACGTCGAAGATGCGGCCCGCGAGCACGCGACCCGAACTTGCTCCGAGCGCACCTTCGACTCCGCGCTGGACGAGTTGGCCGACGCGGACGATCCGCGCTCGGAAGACGCCGCGAACGTCCTCTCGGCGTTCCACCGCGCGCTCGTCGAGACCTACGAGGACTCCTTCGGCTTCGGTGACCGCGAGGGAATCGGCGAGAACTGGTCCGACGTCCCCATCGCCAACGACGATCGGAAAGACGACCTCACGCTCGAGTTCCTGCAGCGGTACTCCGGCCGGGGGATCGAGGACGACCTCGAGGCCGCGATGAAACTCGGTCAGGAACTCGACGAACAGTACGAGGAAGCCTATCGCGAGGGCGAGACGGCCACGCGAACGGAGTGTCAAACCCTGCAGGCCGCCGGCTTCGTCAGCGCGTGGATGACCGAGAGCTCGGCGGAGGGACTGTATCCGGTCGTCTCGGTCACCCGGGACGCCGGCACCGACGAGATCTACGGCCGCGCGGAACTGTACTCCTGTCTGCCGCGGCAGGTGACCGGCCAGCTGTTCGACGAGGTCTACGCCACCGTCCTCATGAGCGCGACGCTGCAGCCGTTCGACGTCACCGAGAACGTCCTCGGACTCGAGGACGCGGTGACGATGGCCTACGGGTTGCAGTTTCCCGAGGCAAACCGGCGCACGTACGCCGTCGAGACGCCGCCGCTGTTCTCCTCGGATCGCGACGATCCGGCGGTTCAGGAGGACGTCACGGAGACCATCCACGACGCCGTCCGCATGACGCCCGGCAACACGCTCGCCTTTTTCCCCAACTACGGCGAGGCTGGTCGATATGCCGACCGGCTCGAGCGCCGGACCGACCGGACGGTCTATTTGGACGAGCCGGGCGTCTCCGTCGAGGAACTCCGCACGCAGTTCGTCGCGGACGACGACGCGGTGCTCTGTACGTCGCTGTGGGGGACCCTCGCGGAGGGCGTGAGTTTCGACGGCGACGACGCCAACACGGTGCTCGTCGTCGGCGTTCCCTATCCGCATCTGGACGATCGGGCGGAGGCCGTCCAGGAGGCCTACGACGTGGCCTTCGACGGCACCGACACGGGCTGGCGCTACGCCGTCGAGATTCCGACGGTTCGCAAGACCAGACAGGCCCTGGGGCGGGTCATCCGCTCACCCGACGAAGTGGGCGTCCGCGCGCTGCTCGACCGGCGGTACTCACGGGATGCGAAATCGGATCTCGGCAAGTACAGCGTCAACGGGACGTTCCCACACGAGGAACGCGAGGAACTGATCGACATCGGTCCGGACAAGCTCAAGTTCGCGATGCTCAATTTCTACGGCGGCCACGACGAGTACGACGGCGAACCGCCGGCGCCGTGA
- a CDS encoding rhodanese-like domain-containing protein: MVEELAPETVRRRIDRDDEFDLLDIRDDEDYAEGHLPGAERVSIEELEETVVDRDWADDVVVYCYIGQTSVQAARLIEEYGDAERVASMDGGYDAWEPLESSTAD; the protein is encoded by the coding sequence ATGGTCGAGGAACTCGCCCCCGAAACGGTCCGCCGACGCATCGACCGGGACGACGAGTTCGACCTGCTCGACATCCGCGACGACGAGGACTACGCCGAGGGTCACCTCCCCGGTGCCGAACGCGTCAGCATCGAGGAACTCGAGGAGACCGTCGTCGACCGAGACTGGGCCGACGACGTGGTCGTCTACTGTTACATCGGCCAGACCTCGGTCCAGGCCGCTCGCCTCATCGAGGAGTACGGCGACGCCGAGCGGGTCGCGAGCATGGACGGCGGCTACGACGCGTGGGAGCCCCTCGAATCCTCGACGGCCGACTGA
- a CDS encoding sulfurtransferase TusA family protein — protein sequence MPSIDDVTNAPDELSDDRADELLEEADLVQDMMGEVCPYPQVEAKKGLQKIDSGDLLVQETDHVPCTENVPRAVGDDADAQVWRSGDAVYRIYLRKQ from the coding sequence ATGCCATCCATCGACGACGTCACGAACGCGCCGGACGAACTGAGCGACGACCGAGCGGACGAACTCCTCGAGGAGGCCGATCTCGTCCAGGACATGATGGGCGAGGTCTGCCCATACCCGCAGGTCGAGGCGAAAAAAGGGCTCCAGAAGATCGACTCGGGCGACCTCCTCGTCCAGGAGACCGATCACGTCCCGTGTACCGAAAACGTGCCGCGGGCCGTCGGCGACGACGCCGACGCGCAGGTGTGGCGCAGCGGCGACGCGGTCTACCGCATCTACCTCCGGAAGCAATAA